One genomic region from Rosa rugosa chromosome 1, drRosRugo1.1, whole genome shotgun sequence encodes:
- the LOC133727989 gene encoding uncharacterized protein LOC133727989 — MGKSIIKSKMIWKHVKREGQVSLFTFNVSNKDRDLLTWLGRNNVHHFPIISSKECPKQDPSSVDNGIAVTYIIKRLSEGLELESTFKKGAMTQQRAHVLGRFLSDNNDG, encoded by the exons ATGGGTAAATCAATTATTAAGAGCAAGATGATatggaaacatgtgaaaagagaAGGGCAAGTGAGTCTATTTACGTTCAATGTATCAAACAAAGACAGGGACTTGCTTACCTGGTTGGGAAGGAATAATGTTCATCATTTCCCTATTATTTCAAGCAAGGAATGTCCTAAACAAGATCCTTCCAG TGTGGACAACGGGATTGCTGTGACGTACATTATCAAGCGATTATCGGAAGGTCTTGAATTAGAGTCTACCTTTAAAAAAGGTGCCATGACTCAGCAGAGAGCACATGTTTTGGGAAGGTTCTTAAGTGACAACAATGACGGTTAG
- the LOC133737995 gene encoding uncharacterized protein LOC133737995 yields MDQQGICNNKDRSILESNEASETWLVSFNDHDRLKGLQGKNRRFSGASVSEEELKIRNELEMEVEKDLEEEIKDGICHLALRLHRLYQHQKERSASKLAFCEVNINIQMEGGTKIEIKETKRPAPAEREKSFPPRPSSRSSTVRSVMKVGANTKKFDWAKSLRSSGGQGWKV; encoded by the exons ATGGACCAGCAAGGAATTTGCAACAATAAAG ATCGTTCAATCTTGGAGTCGAACGAGGCCAGCGAAACTTGGCTG GTAAGCTTTAATGATCATGATCGTCTTAAGGGATTACAAGGCAAAAACAGGAGATTTTCTGGGGCCAGTGTTTCCGAAGAAGAGCTGAAGATTCGCAATGAGCTTGAAATGGAAGTAGAAAAAGACTTGGAGGAAGAAATCAAAGATGGGATATGCCATCTTGCTCTGAGATTGCACAGGCTTTATCAGCACCAAAAGGAGAGAAGTGCAAGCAAATTAGCATTTTGTGAGGTGAATATAAACATACAAATGGAAGGAGGAACCAAGATTGAAATAAAAGAGACCAAAAGGCCAGCACCAGCTGAAAGGGAAAAGAGTTTTCCTCCTCGACCTAGTTCTAGATCATCAACTGTGAGATCAGTTATGAAAGTGGGTGCAAACACAAAGAAGTTTGATTGGGCCAAAAGTCTGAGATCGAGTGGTGGTCAAGGATGGAAAGTTTAA